From a single Couchioplanes caeruleus genomic region:
- a CDS encoding DUF1800 domain-containing protein: protein MTDRDTVAHLLRRLTFGPTAAEVDAALEAGVGATLDAVLAPIGRTVTLPDLGAFQPGKEGRQDARRQAREAVQWWLQRMAAQPGAAEKLTFFWHGHWATSIQKVRSAPLMLAQQQTLRRYGGGDTGPLVRAMLRDPALILWLDGQRNTRTAPNENLARELMELFTLGVGAYTEDDVKAGARALTGWRASRTSGTATFVPRRHDPGPVTLLGHTGRVDADTYADLLVRHPAHLPHLVTRLWVRYGSGAAPDAATIARVTAAGGRSTTGLLRAIATDPAFAATAGQLVKQPVEWLIGAVRQLGIDTDTVPDKALRALGQVPFRPPSVGGWPVGAAWLTTSSTRARLEHAQKLTALAPDTVAELGRSAPAARLDALARLLVVDGWSERTRAVLADSAADPRRLLALGLASPEYAVH from the coding sequence ATGACGGACCGCGACACGGTTGCCCATCTGCTCCGCCGCCTCACCTTCGGCCCCACGGCCGCGGAGGTCGACGCGGCGCTGGAAGCGGGAGTCGGCGCCACCCTCGACGCCGTACTGGCCCCGATCGGCCGGACCGTGACACTCCCGGACCTGGGCGCGTTCCAGCCGGGCAAGGAAGGCCGGCAGGACGCCCGCCGCCAGGCCCGGGAGGCCGTGCAGTGGTGGCTGCAGCGGATGGCGGCCCAGCCGGGAGCGGCCGAGAAGCTCACGTTCTTCTGGCACGGCCACTGGGCCACCTCGATCCAGAAGGTCCGCTCCGCGCCGCTCATGCTGGCCCAGCAGCAGACGCTGCGGCGCTACGGTGGCGGCGACACCGGGCCGCTGGTCCGCGCGATGCTGCGCGACCCGGCGCTGATCCTGTGGCTCGACGGGCAGCGCAACACCCGTACCGCCCCGAACGAGAACCTCGCCCGCGAGCTGATGGAGCTGTTCACGCTGGGCGTGGGGGCGTACACCGAGGACGACGTGAAGGCGGGCGCGCGGGCGCTCACCGGGTGGCGGGCCTCGCGGACGAGCGGCACGGCGACGTTCGTACCCCGGCGCCACGATCCCGGCCCGGTCACCCTGCTCGGGCACACCGGCCGGGTCGACGCCGACACGTACGCGGACCTGCTCGTCCGCCACCCCGCCCACCTGCCGCACCTGGTCACCCGGCTCTGGGTGCGCTACGGCTCCGGCGCCGCACCGGACGCCGCCACGATCGCCCGGGTGACCGCCGCCGGCGGCCGCAGCACCACCGGCCTGCTGCGGGCGATCGCCACCGATCCCGCGTTCGCCGCCACCGCCGGGCAGCTCGTCAAACAGCCCGTGGAGTGGCTGATCGGCGCGGTACGCCAGCTCGGGATCGACACCGACACGGTGCCGGACAAGGCGTTGCGGGCCCTGGGCCAGGTGCCGTTCCGCCCGCCGAGCGTCGGTGGCTGGCCGGTCGGCGCCGCCTGGCTGACGACCTCGTCGACCCGCGCCCGGCTCGAACACGCGCAGAAGCTGACCGCCCTCGCCCCGGACACGGTGGCGGAGCTGGGCCGCTCCGCGCCGGCCGCGCGGCTGGACGCCCTCGCCCGGCTGCTCGTCGTGGACGGCTGGAGCGAGCGCACCCGAGCGGTGCTCGCGGACTCCGCCGCGGACCCCCGCAGGCTGCTCGCCCTCGGCCTGGCCAGCCCCGAGTACGCCGTCCACTGA
- a CDS encoding GOLPH3/VPS74 family protein has product MSSSQLPLADDLYLAAHDSARSRCLLTPATLGLGLAAALLAELVLWRRLDVRDNHVVVIDDQPTPDPATAAVLGQLLRESHHRRIRDWISFLATGVATDLVERRLARAGVVQRQEKRSLLGTKVRFVPVDTSVAGWPGTRIRIAAGRGEMLDTSDLVLTGLVLATGLDQHVLVTLEAHERDQLFGQLRRRLPTMLHHLVGHAEAAVGDAVMARRA; this is encoded by the coding sequence GTGTCGTCATCGCAGCTGCCGCTGGCCGACGACCTGTACCTCGCCGCCCACGACTCCGCCCGCAGCCGGTGCCTGCTCACCCCCGCCACCCTCGGGCTCGGGCTCGCCGCCGCCCTGCTCGCCGAGCTGGTGCTCTGGCGCCGCCTCGACGTGCGCGACAACCACGTCGTCGTCATCGACGACCAGCCGACCCCGGACCCGGCCACCGCCGCCGTCCTCGGCCAGCTGCTGCGCGAGAGCCACCACCGCCGCATCCGCGACTGGATCTCGTTCCTGGCCACCGGCGTCGCCACCGACCTCGTCGAACGCCGGCTCGCCCGCGCCGGCGTGGTGCAGCGCCAGGAGAAACGGAGTCTGCTCGGCACCAAGGTGCGGTTCGTACCCGTCGACACCTCCGTGGCCGGCTGGCCCGGCACCCGCATCCGGATCGCCGCCGGCCGCGGCGAGATGCTCGACACCTCCGATCTGGTGCTGACCGGGCTGGTGCTCGCCACCGGCCTGGACCAGCACGTGCTCGTGACGCTCGAGGCGCACGAGCGCGACCAGCTGTTCGGCCAGCTCCGCCGGCGCCTGCCGACGATGCTGCACCACCTCGTCGGCCACGCAGAGGCCGCCGTGGGCGACGCCGTCATGGCCCGCCGGGCCTGA
- a CDS encoding APC family permease: MSATTTPARPSQLSTALARDRLGVAAVVFFVMSAAAPLTVVAGVVPTGLAVTGLTAISIAFLAVAVVLAIFAVGYVAMARHIANAGAFYAYVAQGIGRPFGVGASWVALLAYNSFQVASYGGFGAIASPLFADWFGVDVQWWVIALVAWALVAVLGVRDVAVNGKVLATLLVAEIILVAVFSVADLFAPDFAASSAPLNPGSLVGAGAGALLVMAVTGFVGFEQSVVFSEESRDPRRTVPRATYIAVALIAVLYAFSAWAMISATGGRAVERAGAEGPELFFNLASDRLGSTALHLGHALFLTSLIAAMISFHNIIARYTFSLGREGVLPRAFGRTVPGTGAPKNGSLLQSGIGLAVILLYAVMGWDPLVQLFFWGGTTGGIGVLLLITVTSLAVIGYFIRHPSGEDVWHRIGAPVIGTVLLFVVTYLALTNIATLFGVEPGSEPTWVVPLAYAVVTLAGVGWALVLRRTRRAVYEGIGLGARSATTGFSFSEAVK, encoded by the coding sequence GTGTCCGCCACCACCACCCCCGCCAGACCCAGCCAGCTCTCGACCGCCCTCGCCCGCGACCGCCTCGGCGTGGCGGCCGTCGTCTTCTTCGTCATGTCCGCCGCCGCCCCGCTCACCGTCGTCGCCGGCGTCGTCCCCACCGGCCTCGCGGTCACCGGGCTGACCGCCATCTCGATCGCGTTCCTCGCCGTCGCCGTCGTGCTCGCGATCTTCGCCGTGGGCTACGTGGCCATGGCGCGGCACATCGCCAACGCCGGGGCCTTCTACGCGTACGTCGCCCAGGGCATCGGCCGCCCGTTCGGGGTGGGCGCGTCGTGGGTGGCGCTGCTGGCGTACAACAGCTTCCAGGTCGCCTCGTACGGCGGCTTCGGCGCGATCGCGTCGCCGCTGTTCGCCGACTGGTTCGGCGTCGACGTGCAGTGGTGGGTCATCGCGCTGGTCGCCTGGGCGCTCGTGGCCGTCCTCGGCGTCCGCGACGTCGCCGTCAACGGCAAGGTCCTCGCCACCCTGCTCGTCGCCGAGATCATCCTCGTCGCCGTGTTCAGCGTCGCCGACCTGTTCGCACCGGACTTCGCCGCGTCGTCGGCCCCGCTGAACCCGGGCAGCCTCGTCGGCGCCGGGGCGGGCGCGCTGCTGGTCATGGCGGTCACCGGCTTCGTCGGCTTCGAACAGTCCGTGGTCTTCAGCGAGGAGTCGCGGGACCCGCGGCGGACGGTTCCCCGCGCCACCTACATCGCGGTCGCGCTGATCGCCGTCCTGTACGCGTTCTCCGCCTGGGCGATGATCTCCGCGACCGGCGGGCGGGCCGTCGAGCGCGCCGGTGCGGAGGGCCCCGAGCTGTTCTTCAACCTCGCCTCCGACCGCCTCGGCAGCACCGCCCTGCACCTCGGCCACGCGCTGTTCCTCACGTCGCTGATCGCCGCGATGATCTCCTTCCACAACATCATCGCCCGCTACACGTTCTCGCTCGGCCGCGAAGGCGTGCTGCCGCGGGCGTTCGGCCGTACGGTTCCCGGCACGGGCGCGCCCAAGAACGGCTCGCTGCTGCAATCCGGGATCGGCCTGGCCGTGATCCTGCTGTACGCCGTCATGGGCTGGGACCCGCTGGTGCAGCTCTTCTTCTGGGGCGGCACCACCGGCGGCATCGGCGTGCTGCTGCTCATCACCGTCACGTCGCTCGCGGTCATCGGCTACTTCATCCGCCACCCCTCCGGCGAGGACGTCTGGCACCGCATCGGCGCGCCGGTCATCGGCACGGTCCTGCTGTTCGTGGTGACGTACCTGGCGCTGACCAACATCGCGACCCTCTTCGGTGTGGAACCGGGCTCCGAGCCGACCTGGGTCGTGCCGCTCGCGTACGCCGTCGTCACCCTCGCCGGCGTCGGCTGGGCCCTGGTCCTGCGCCGCACCCGCCGCGCGGTGTACGAGGGCATCGGCCTCGGCGCCCGCAGCGCCACCACCGGCTTCTCGTTCTCGGAGGCAGTCAAGTGA
- a CDS encoding GNAT family N-acetyltransferase, whose amino-acid sequence MTPIRSATPDEIPAVGRLIAQSFDHLPQNRSLVPDENDRLPVMTEFFTFLTGSAPASGRVDVIEDAAGGLAATAVWFDRTREMPEIDAYEQRLSALTGRWLPHFEALDEVFEKHHPEEPHWHLAFLAVHPDHQGAGLGSALMQHTHERIDVPAYLEATNEDNIRLYERHGYTRMSPFDIRLPDDTPFFRMWRP is encoded by the coding sequence GTGACCCCGATCCGCAGCGCCACCCCCGACGAGATCCCCGCCGTCGGGCGCCTCATCGCCCAGTCCTTCGACCACCTCCCGCAGAACCGCTCGCTCGTGCCCGACGAGAACGACCGCCTCCCCGTGATGACGGAGTTCTTCACGTTCCTGACGGGGTCGGCGCCCGCCTCGGGCCGCGTCGACGTCATCGAGGACGCCGCCGGCGGCCTCGCGGCCACGGCGGTCTGGTTCGACCGCACCCGCGAGATGCCGGAGATCGACGCGTACGAGCAGCGCCTCAGTGCCCTCACCGGCCGCTGGCTGCCCCACTTCGAGGCCCTCGACGAGGTCTTCGAGAAGCACCATCCCGAGGAGCCGCACTGGCACCTGGCGTTCCTGGCGGTGCACCCGGACCACCAGGGCGCCGGGCTGGGCAGCGCGCTGATGCAGCACACCCACGAGCGGATCGACGTACCGGCGTACCTCGAGGCGACCAACGAGGACAACATCCGCCTGTACGAGCGGCACGGCTACACCCGGATGTCCCCGTTCGACATCCGGCTCCCCGACGACACCCCGTTCTTCCGGATGTGGCGCCCCTGA
- a CDS encoding class I SAM-dependent methyltransferase, protein MTSGPPARDAGYFDQWYADMAACPARDAIVARTLGLPPELQFASALTWEALDEITRELRLPPGGLVLDLGCGRGGYGIEVALRAGARLAGVDFSAVALEQARAIAGRRLPEGRAGFRVGTLTASGLPDGVADGVMCVDAVQFAEPPVAALREVRRVLTGGGRVVLTCWEAADPADERVPARIRAVDLRRDLPAAGFVDVRVEDRPGWRRAERALWEAAVAADDPDPAVGSLRDEGRRSLESFGSLRRVVATATAP, encoded by the coding sequence ATGACCTCGGGGCCGCCGGCGCGGGACGCCGGCTATTTCGATCAGTGGTACGCCGACATGGCCGCCTGCCCCGCCCGGGACGCCATCGTCGCCCGTACGCTCGGCCTCCCGCCGGAGCTGCAGTTCGCGAGCGCCCTCACCTGGGAGGCGCTGGACGAGATCACCCGGGAGCTGCGCCTGCCGCCCGGCGGCCTCGTCCTCGACCTCGGGTGCGGGCGTGGCGGGTACGGCATCGAGGTGGCGCTCCGGGCCGGCGCGCGGCTGGCCGGTGTGGATTTCTCGGCCGTGGCCCTGGAACAGGCGCGGGCGATCGCCGGCCGGCGGTTGCCCGAGGGCCGGGCCGGCTTCCGCGTCGGGACGCTGACCGCCTCCGGGTTGCCGGACGGCGTCGCCGACGGGGTGATGTGCGTGGACGCCGTGCAGTTCGCCGAGCCACCGGTCGCCGCGCTCCGGGAGGTCCGGCGGGTGCTGACCGGCGGCGGCCGGGTGGTGCTGACATGCTGGGAGGCCGCCGATCCGGCCGACGAGCGGGTCCCGGCGCGGATCCGGGCGGTGGATCTGCGGCGGGACCTGCCGGCGGCCGGGTTCGTCGACGTGCGGGTGGAGGACCGGCCCGGCTGGCGGCGCGCCGAGCGGGCGCTGTGGGAGGCGGCGGTGGCGGCCGACGACCCGGACCCGGCGGTCGGGTCGCTGCGGGACGAGGGCCGCCGCTCGCTGGAGAGCTTCGGCTCGCTCCGGCGGGTCGTCGCGACCGCCACCGCGCCTTGA
- a CDS encoding alpha/beta fold hydrolase, whose amino-acid sequence MATFVLIHGGGGSAWDWHLLAPELTARGHDVVVPELPIGDPAAGLAAFRDTVVGAIGDRRDLVVVGHSYGGFTAPLVAAVLPVRLLVLLAAMIPGPGEKPGDWWRETGYPVAEGLSEEEQFFNGVPAGIVAEAGAHSRDQVSAEGDEPWPLDAWPDVPTRVLIGRDDRFFPPQFLRRVAAERLGVVPDEIDGGHAVALSHPRQLAERLIAYLR is encoded by the coding sequence ATGGCTACTTTCGTGCTCATCCACGGCGGCGGGGGCAGTGCCTGGGACTGGCATCTGCTGGCGCCCGAGCTGACCGCCCGCGGCCACGACGTGGTGGTGCCGGAGCTGCCGATCGGGGACCCGGCGGCGGGGCTGGCCGCGTTCCGCGACACGGTCGTCGGCGCGATCGGCGACCGGCGGGACCTCGTGGTCGTCGGGCATTCCTACGGTGGTTTCACCGCGCCGCTGGTCGCGGCCGTCCTGCCGGTGCGGCTGCTCGTCCTGCTCGCCGCGATGATCCCGGGGCCGGGGGAGAAGCCCGGCGACTGGTGGCGCGAGACCGGCTACCCCGTCGCGGAGGGGCTCAGCGAGGAGGAGCAGTTCTTCAACGGCGTGCCGGCCGGGATCGTCGCGGAAGCGGGGGCGCACAGCCGCGACCAGGTCAGCGCCGAGGGCGACGAGCCGTGGCCGCTGGACGCCTGGCCGGACGTGCCGACGAGGGTCCTCATCGGCCGCGACGACCGGTTCTTCCCGCCGCAGTTCCTGCGCCGGGTGGCCGCCGAGCGGCTCGGCGTCGTCCCGGACGAGATCGACGGCGGTCACGCGGTGGCGCTGAGTCACCCGCGGCAGCTCGCCGAGCGCCTCATCGCATACCTGCGCTGA
- a CDS encoding class I SAM-dependent methyltransferase: MEMAERTARSAKVAAVFDGVADVYDQVGVPWFTPIAQQLVRLAAPAPGERVLDVGCGRGAATVALAEAVGGDGHVTGIDLSARMVEACRADVARLGLANVDLQVMDASAPSLPGGYDLVVSSLVVFFLPDPPAALAAWRRLLVTPGGRLAISTFGSRDPVWDAVDATFRPYLPAGMLDARTTGAAGPFSSDAGVEELVRAAGCTGVRTVLSDIEVTLADGAEWYAFSRSHGQRAMWDAIPESDHDAVRAAAETQLDRARGADGRIHLHQQVRCTLATSA; the protein is encoded by the coding sequence ATGGAGATGGCAGAGCGTACGGCCAGGAGCGCCAAGGTCGCCGCGGTGTTCGACGGGGTCGCGGACGTCTACGACCAGGTGGGGGTGCCGTGGTTCACCCCCATCGCGCAGCAGCTCGTCCGCCTCGCCGCGCCCGCGCCGGGTGAGCGGGTCCTCGACGTGGGATGCGGACGGGGCGCCGCCACCGTCGCCCTGGCGGAGGCGGTCGGCGGCGACGGTCACGTCACCGGCATCGACCTGTCCGCCCGGATGGTCGAGGCGTGCCGCGCCGACGTCGCCCGGCTGGGCCTGGCCAACGTCGACCTCCAGGTCATGGACGCCTCGGCTCCGTCGCTGCCGGGCGGGTACGACCTCGTGGTGTCGTCGCTGGTCGTGTTCTTCCTGCCCGACCCGCCGGCCGCCCTGGCGGCCTGGCGGCGGCTGCTCGTCACGCCGGGCGGCCGGCTGGCGATCTCGACGTTCGGGTCCCGGGATCCGGTGTGGGACGCGGTCGACGCGACGTTCCGGCCGTACCTGCCGGCCGGGATGCTCGACGCCCGCACCACCGGCGCCGCCGGGCCGTTCAGCAGCGACGCGGGCGTCGAGGAGCTGGTGCGCGCGGCGGGCTGCACCGGCGTGCGCACGGTCCTGTCCGACATCGAGGTGACCCTCGCCGACGGCGCCGAGTGGTACGCGTTCAGCCGGTCGCACGGCCAGCGGGCGATGTGGGACGCCATCCCGGAGTCCGACCACGACGCCGTCCGGGCCGCCGCGGAGACCCAGCTCGACCGGGCCCGCGGTGCCGACGGCCGGATCCACCTGCACCAGCAGGTGCGCTGCACGCTGGCCACATCGGCGTGA